In the Chiloscyllium plagiosum isolate BGI_BamShark_2017 unplaced genomic scaffold, ASM401019v2 scaf_12421, whole genome shotgun sequence genome, one interval contains:
- the LOC122547433 gene encoding zinc finger protein 271-like: MEEKPFKCAICAKSFVTSTRLLAHQMIHTGEKPYRCEVCEKAFTSSSQLLRHQRMHTGQKPFTCKVCDKSFSILSNLRVHQRIHTGEKPFTCMVCDKSFLDLSNLRKHQRIHTGEKPFTCEVCDRSFSTSSHLHGHQRIHTGEKLFTCEVCQKSFSDSSSLCRHQRTHTGEKPFMCKVCNKSFSDSSNLRGHQRIHTGEKPFTCEVCDKLFSTLSQLLVHQRVHTGEKPFKCKVCDRTFSRSSNLLVHQRLHTGKKPFKCEVCDKLFSTSSLLLVHHRIHTGEKPFSCKVCDKSFSESSNLRVHQRIHTGEKPYRCDVCGKSFSTSSTLRLHQRIHTGEKPFTCEVCDKSFSRSSNLLLHWRIHTRE; encoded by the coding sequence ATGGAagagaaaccattcaagtgtgCAATTTGTGCTAAATCTTTTGTGACTTCTACAAGGCTCCTGGCACACCAGatgattcacacaggggagaaaccctaCAGGTGTGAGGTTTGTGAGAAAGCTTTCACCTCTTCTTCCCaactgctgaggcaccagagaaTGCACACAGGGCagaaaccattcacatgcaaGGTATGTGATAAATCATTCTCGATCTTATCAAACCTACGGGTACACCAACGgattcacacaggagagaaaccattcacatgtatggtgtgtgacaaatcattcttaGACTTATCAAACCTCCGCAAACACCAACGCATTCATACAGGAGAGAAGCCATTCacatgtgaggtgtgtgacagATCATTTTCAACATCATCACACCTCCATggacaccaacgcattcacacaggggagaaactgtTCACGTGTGAGGTGTGTCAGAAGTCATTCTCAGACTCATCAAGTCTTTGCAGACACCAACGcactcacactggggagaagccattcatgTGCAAGGTGTGTAACAAGTCATTCTCAGACTCATCAAACCTCCGTGGACATCAACGCATTCACACGGGCGAGAAACCATTCACCTGTGAAGTGTGTGACAAATTGTTCTCCACACTATCACAGCTCCTTGTCCATCAacgtgtccacactggggagaaaccattcaagtgcAAGGTGTGTGACAGGACTTTCTCAAGGTCATCGAACCTCCTAGTCCATCAGAGGCTGCACACAGGGAAAAAGCCATTCAAGTGCGAAGTGTGTGATAAATTATTCTCAACGTCTTCACTCCTCCTTGTGCACCAccgcattcacacaggggagaaaccattctcATGCAAAGTGTGTGACAAATCGTTCTCAGAGTCATCAAACCTCCGTGTACACCAACGTATTCACACGGGGGAGAAGCCATATAGGTGCGATGTGTGTGGCAAATCATTCTCAACGTCATCGACCCTTCGCCtccaccaacgcattcacacaggggaaaAACCATTCACATGCGAGgtatgtgacaaatcattctcaaggTCATCAAATCTCCTGCTTCATTGGAGAATTCACACAAGAGAGTAA